Part of the Cryptosporangium arvum DSM 44712 genome, TCGGGTCCCTGCAGCAGACCGAGGCGGTCAGCGCGCCCGGTTCGATCACCATCGACGCCGGGGGCGACGACCCGAACAACGCCAACGACAGCAGCGAGTTCACGCTGAACCTCACCGGGGCACCGCCGGCGGTCACCAACATCACCGGCTCGGTCGCCGACGGCAGCACGACCCAGCCGATCGTCGGGGCCAGCGTCGTCGCCCGCGACGTGAACGGCGCCACCTGCGTCTCCACCACCGACTCGGCCGGCGCGTTCAACTGCACGCCGGCCCAGCCGCTGGCCGGTGGGCAGGTCACGATCGAGGCGACGATGGCCGGCTACCAGGTCAGCCGCACCACCGTGCAGCCGCAGAACGGCACGATCAGCGGCGTCCAGCTCGCGCTCAACCCGACGGTGGCCAGCGCGAGCCCGACACCGTCGGTCGCCCCGAGCAGTGCCGCGCCGGCGCCCACCGCGGCCCCGCAGGCGATAAAGAAGGACGGTGACGGGTTCCCCTGGGACACCCTGATCCTCGTGCTCGGCATCGTGCTGGCACTCGGCGGCCTCGGGGCCCTGGGCTGGTGGGTCTACAAGCGCAACGACAAGGACCCCGACGATCCCGGCGGTCCGGGCGGTACGCCGGACCTGCCCGACCTCGTCGCCGCCGAGTCGATCATGCCGACGATGCCGATGCGGGTGCCGGACGCACTGTCGGAAACGACGGTGGCCAACGAGCTGCCCGGCAACGAGCCCACCGCGGCATGGGGCGCTCCACCGGCCGACGGCACGTGGGTGAATCGCTCGACCGAGCCGATCCAGGTGTCGGACGTACCTGGGGGGTGGGGCGGCGCCGACGCTTCCCCCGGCGGCGCCTCCCGAGGTGGCTCCGCCGGTGGCGAACGCACCGCCGAGTGGCCCACGATCGATCCCACGTCGGATGCCCCCGTCTCCGCGGCTCCGGCTTCCGGGGTTCCTTCTTCCGGGGTTCCTTCTTCCGGAGTTCCTGTTTCCGGGGTGGCTGGGTCTGGCGCTCCCGTTTCTGGGATGCCGGCGTACGGCGTCCCGAGCTCGGGTATGCCGGGTTCCGGGGTTCCGGGTTCCGGGATGCCGGGTTCCGGGATGCCGGGTTCCGGGATGCCGGGTTCCGGGATGCCGGGTTCCGGGATGCCGGGTTCCGGGATGCCGGTGTCCGGGATGCCGGCGGCGGGAGCCGGAGGGTCTCCGTCGGGACGGGTCGCACCGAGTGATCCGACGACCGCGTGGCCGGCGATGGGCGAGGCCGGATGGGCCGGAGCACCGTATACCCGGGCGGCCGGGCCGCTCGGCGACCAGTACGCGTCCGCGCTGCCGACCGAGGCCCCTGGCACACCGTCCGGTCCACCCGCGGTCGGCACGACGAGCGACAAGTCCTGGGGCACGCCGGGCCGCCCCGCCTACGGTGCCGCTGACCAGAGCGCTCCTGGCTACCACGCTCCGGGGCACGCAACTCCCGATTACGGCGTTGCGGGCTACACCAACGCTGAGCCTTCGCGCTCGCCGCTCGCCGGCTGGGACACACCTCCCGCCCCGATGTCGGCCCCGCCCATGCCGATGTCCGGACCACCGATGGCCGGACAACCCATGTCCGGCCCGCCCCTGGCAGGACAACCGATGTCCGGATCGCCGATGGCTGGGCAATCGATCTTCGGGCAATCGATGTCCGGAGCGGCGATGCCCAGGTCCGAGCCGCCCAACTCCGCCTACCCGGCGCCGGGCCAGCCAGGCGCCGCTCCGATGGGCCCGGGTCAGTGGTCCGGACAAGCCTTCCCCGCGTCGGTACCCCCCGCGTCGGCACCGCCCGCCCAGGGCTACCCGACCTCGGCACCCCCGAACTACCCGAGCTACCCCGCCTCGGCCCCACCAGCCCCGAGCTACCCGATGTCCGGACCGCCCATGAGCGGGCACGCCATGAACGGGCACCCCATGTCCGGCCAACCCGTGTACGGACAACCCATGTCCGGCCCGCCGATGCCAGGCCAACCGATGTCCGGACCACCCATGCCAGGCCAGCCCATGTCCGGGCCACCCATGGCTGGACAACCGATGTCCGGGCCGCCGATGCACATGTCCGGACCGCACACGCCGGGGCAGCCCATGTCTGCGCCCCCGGCCGGCCACAACGGAGCCGCCCCGTACGGCAGCTACCCTTCCCCGGCGAACTACGGCCCCCCGGCCAACTACGCCCCGCAGCCCAACGGCACGCAGCCCAACGGCCCGGCCGCCGGCTTCCCGCCCAACTCCGCCCCGCCGGCCAACTACGGCCCGCCGGCCGACTTCGGCATGCAGCCCAACCTCGGCACGCAGCCCAACTCCGGCCCGCCGGCTAACTTCGGCGCGCCCGCGAACTACGGCCCGCAAGCGAACTACGGTCCGCCCGCGAACTACGGCGCACCGGCGAATTACGGCCCGCCGCAGTGGCAGCAGCCCCAACCCCCCGCGGGCTACCCGCCCTACCCGGCGAACTCTCCCCAGCCCCAGCACGACCAGCCCTACGGCAACTACCCCCCGCCGGACGAGGGCGACCAGCCTTACTACCCGCCTCAGCGCTGAGCCTCGGCGCTCAGCCTCGGCGCTGAGCCTCGGCGCTCAGCCTCGGCGCTGAGCCTCAGCGCTGAGCCTCGGAACAACCAAAACCGGCCGCCGGGATCAACCCCGGCGGCCGGTTTCGTTCGTGCCAGAGGATCAGCCGAACAGCGCCGGCAACGTCCCCGTCCACGCCGACCGCAGCTCGTCGAGCGCGATCGTGAACTGACCCTGCACCTCGAGTGCCCCGCCGACCTTGTCGACGACCCCGATCCGGTTCCACGGCAGCCCGCGCATCGTGCACATGTCGGTGAACCGCAGTTCCTCGGTACGCGGCACCGACACGAGCACCCGCCCGGCCGACTCGGAGAACAGCCAGACGAACGGGTCGGCACCTTCCGGCAGCACGATCCGCGCCCCGACGCCGTACCGCAGCGTCGCCTCGGTCAACGCCTGCGCCAACCCGCCGTCCGACAGGTCGTGCGCGGCGGAGAGCATCCCGTCCCGCGAACCGGCGATCAGGATCTCGCCGAGCAGCTTCTCCCGTGCCAGGTCGACGCGCGGCGGCACCCCGCCGAGGTGCCCGTGCAGCGCCCACGCCCACTCCGAGCCGGACAGCTCCTCCTCGGTCGACCCGAGCAGGATCAGCGACTCGCCGTCCTCCTGGAAGCCGATCGGGGTACGCCGGGAGACGTCGTCGAACACGCCAAGTACACCGATCACCGGTGTCGGGTGGATCGCCGTCGACCCGGTCTGGTTGTAGAAGCTGACGTTGCCGCCGGTCACTGGAGTGCCGAGCGTCGCGCAGCCGTCGGCCAGGCCGGTCACGGCCTGCTTGAACTGCCACATCACGCCCGGGTCTTCGGGGCTACCGAAGTTGAGACAGTTCGTGACCGCCAGCGGCGCCGCACCGGTCGTCGCCACGTTGCGGTACGCCTCGGCCAGCGCGAGCTGAGCACCGGCGTACGGGTCGAGCTTGGCGTACCGGCCGTTGCCGTCGGTGGCCAGCGCGATGCCGCGACCGGTCTCCTCGTCGAGCCGGATCACGCCGGCGTCTTCCGGCTGGGCCAGCACGGTGTTGCCCTGCACGTACCGGTCGTACTGCTCGGTGACCCAGGTCTTGTCGGCCAGGTTGGGGCTCGCGACCAGCTTCAGCAGCGTCTCGCGGAGTTCCTCGCCGGTGCGGGGCCGGGGCAGCGTCTCGGCCCGGTCGGCCTTCACGAGTTCGAAGTCGGCGGGCTCCGCGATCGGGCGCTCGTAGACCGGCCCCTCGTCCGACAGCGAACGGGGCGGGACGTCCACCACGACCTCGTCGTGCCAGGTGATCACCAGCCGATCGCCCTCGACGACCTCACCGATCGCGGTGGCGAGCACGCCCCACTTCTCGGCCAGCGCCAGCACCTCGTCGAGCTTCGACGGCTCGACGATCGCGAGCATGCGCTCCTGCGACTCGCTGGCGAGGATCTCGTGCGGCTCCATCGAGGCCTCGCGCAGCGGGACCCGCTCCAGCCAGACCCGCATGCCGGACTTGCCGGCCGCCGCGGTCTCGGTGGTGGCGCAGGTCAGCCCGGCGCCACCGAGGTCCTGGATACCGACGACCAGTTTGCGGTCGAACATCTCCAGGCACGACTCGATCAGCAGCTTCTCCGCGAACGGGTCGCCGACCTGCACCGACGGACGCCGGGTCTCGGCGCCCTCCTCGAACGTCGCGCTGGCGAGCACCGACACGCCGCCGATGCCGTCACGGCCGGTCTTCGCGCCGAGCAGCACGACGACGTTGCCCACACCGCGCGCGGCGGAAAGCTGGATCCGGTCGTGCGGCATGACGCCGACGCAGAGCGCGTTGACGAGCGGGTTGCCCTGGTAGGACGGGTCGAAGACGACCTCCCCACCGATGTTGGGCAGACCGAGGCAGTTCCCGTATCCGCCGACGCCCGCGACGATGCCGGGCAGCACCCGGGCGGTGTCGGGGTGGTCGGCCGCGCCGAAGCGCAGCGGGTCCATCACCGCGATCGGGCGAGCGCCCATCGTGAGGATGTCGCGGACGATGCCGCCGACGCCGGTGGCCGCGCCCTGATAGGGCTCGACGAAGCTCGGGTGGTTGTGGCTCTCGACCTTGAACGTGACGGCGAGACCGCCGCCCACGTCCACCACGCCGGCGTTCTCGCCCATGCCGACCAGCAGCGCGTCGGTCTTGGGGGCTTTTTCGCCGAACTGGCGCAGGTGCACCTTGCTCGACTTGTAGGAGCAGTGCTCGCTCCACATGATCGAGTACATCGCGAGCTCGGTCTGGGTGGGCCGCCGGCCGAGGATGTCGCGGATGTTCGCGTACTCCTCGTCCTTGAGGCCGAGCTCGAGGTACGGCTGCTCGGCGTCGGGGGTCTCGGCGGCGTTCGAAACGGTGTCGCTCATGCGGCCGGCACCATCGCCCGGATCACGGAGGTGAAGAAGCCCAGACCGTCGGTGGACGGACCGGTCAGCGCCTCGGTGGCGTGCTCGGGGTGCGGCATCAGGCCGACGACGTTCCCGGCCTCGTTCGTGATGCCCGCGATGTCACGCAACGAGCCGTTCGGGTTCTCCCCGACGTACCGGGCGATCACACGGCCCTCGGCTTCCAGCGCGTCGAGCGTCTTCTCGTCGGCCATGTAGGCGCCCTCGCCGCTCTTGAGCGGGATGAGGATCTCTTCGCCCTGCTGGTAGTCCGAGGTCCAGCGGGTGTTCGCCGACTCGATCCGCAGCACCTGATCGCGGTTGCGGAAGTGCAGGTGGTGGTTGCGGCGGAGCGCACCGGGCAGCAGGTGCGACTCGCACAGCACCTGGAAGCCGTTGCAGATGCCGAGCACCGGCAGGCCGCCCTTGGCCGCGTCGACGACCGAGCTCATCGCCGGAGCGAACCGGGCGATGGCGCCGCAACGCAGGTAATCGCCGTAGGAGAAGCCGCCGGGCAGGATCACCGCGTCGACGCCGTGCAGGTCGGCGTCCGCGTGCCAGAGCGACACCGGTTCGCCGCCGGCGAGCTTGACCGCCCGCAGCGCATCGCGGTCGTCGAGCGAGCCGGGGAACGTGATCACCCCGATTCGAGCGGTCACTGGGCTACCTCGACACGGATCTCGAAGTCCTCGATCACCGGGTTGGCGAGCAGCGTCGCGGCAGCACGACGCACCTCCTCCAGGGCCTCTTCGGTCGCCTCGCCGGCGATTTCGACCTCGAAGCGCTTGCCCTGACGGACGCTGGCGATCGAGGAGAAGCCGAGGCTTGGCAGGGCATTGGCGATGGCCTGCCCCTGCGGATCGAGGATCTCGGGCTTGGGCATGACATCGACGACGACGCGGGTCGGCGCGGGCACGGAAACTCCTGGATAAGGATGAACGGGATGCTGTGCTCTCAGGCCAGAGCCTACCGAGCCCGTCGGACACTCTGACCGTGCCCGCCGCCCGCACGCCCGGCCCCCGGCGCGCCACCCCGCGTGTTCGCCCCGGTCAACCCCGCTCCGATGCACTTCCGTCGCAGTTTCCACCGGCTGTGGACGAACG contains:
- a CDS encoding carboxypeptidase regulatory-like domain-containing protein — protein: MFLPAAPASAGDPADLRLEVRQGNLASQSGGQPASLVFAVTNDGPSTADAFNANVVIPFGDRGVYLASSNPSCNQTGGPTVLSCPVDQLEVGQTTVFTLVIGAPPVGSLQQTEAVSAPGSITIDAGGDDPNNANDSSEFTLNLTGAPPAVTNITGSVADGSTTQPIVGASVVARDVNGATCVSTTDSAGAFNCTPAQPLAGGQVTIEATMAGYQVSRTTVQPQNGTISGVQLALNPTVASASPTPSVAPSSAAPAPTAAPQAIKKDGDGFPWDTLILVLGIVLALGGLGALGWWVYKRNDKDPDDPGGPGGTPDLPDLVAAESIMPTMPMRVPDALSETTVANELPGNEPTAAWGAPPADGTWVNRSTEPIQVSDVPGGWGGADASPGGASRGGSAGGERTAEWPTIDPTSDAPVSAAPASGVPSSGVPSSGVPVSGVAGSGAPVSGMPAYGVPSSGMPGSGVPGSGMPGSGMPGSGMPGSGMPGSGMPGSGMPVSGMPAAGAGGSPSGRVAPSDPTTAWPAMGEAGWAGAPYTRAAGPLGDQYASALPTEAPGTPSGPPAVGTTSDKSWGTPGRPAYGAADQSAPGYHAPGHATPDYGVAGYTNAEPSRSPLAGWDTPPAPMSAPPMPMSGPPMAGQPMSGPPLAGQPMSGSPMAGQSIFGQSMSGAAMPRSEPPNSAYPAPGQPGAAPMGPGQWSGQAFPASVPPASAPPAQGYPTSAPPNYPSYPASAPPAPSYPMSGPPMSGHAMNGHPMSGQPVYGQPMSGPPMPGQPMSGPPMPGQPMSGPPMAGQPMSGPPMHMSGPHTPGQPMSAPPAGHNGAAPYGSYPSPANYGPPANYAPQPNGTQPNGPAAGFPPNSAPPANYGPPADFGMQPNLGTQPNSGPPANFGAPANYGPQANYGPPANYGAPANYGPPQWQQPQPPAGYPPYPANSPQPQHDQPYGNYPPPDEGDQPYYPPQR
- the purS gene encoding phosphoribosylformylglycinamidine synthase subunit PurS; amino-acid sequence: MPAPTRVVVDVMPKPEILDPQGQAIANALPSLGFSSIASVRQGKRFEVEIAGEATEEALEEVRRAAATLLANPVIEDFEIRVEVAQ
- the purL gene encoding phosphoribosylformylglycinamidine synthase subunit PurL codes for the protein MSDTVSNAAETPDAEQPYLELGLKDEEYANIRDILGRRPTQTELAMYSIMWSEHCSYKSSKVHLRQFGEKAPKTDALLVGMGENAGVVDVGGGLAVTFKVESHNHPSFVEPYQGAATGVGGIVRDILTMGARPIAVMDPLRFGAADHPDTARVLPGIVAGVGGYGNCLGLPNIGGEVVFDPSYQGNPLVNALCVGVMPHDRIQLSAARGVGNVVVLLGAKTGRDGIGGVSVLASATFEEGAETRRPSVQVGDPFAEKLLIESCLEMFDRKLVVGIQDLGGAGLTCATTETAAAGKSGMRVWLERVPLREASMEPHEILASESQERMLAIVEPSKLDEVLALAEKWGVLATAIGEVVEGDRLVITWHDEVVVDVPPRSLSDEGPVYERPIAEPADFELVKADRAETLPRPRTGEELRETLLKLVASPNLADKTWVTEQYDRYVQGNTVLAQPEDAGVIRLDEETGRGIALATDGNGRYAKLDPYAGAQLALAEAYRNVATTGAAPLAVTNCLNFGSPEDPGVMWQFKQAVTGLADGCATLGTPVTGGNVSFYNQTGSTAIHPTPVIGVLGVFDDVSRRTPIGFQEDGESLILLGSTEEELSGSEWAWALHGHLGGVPPRVDLAREKLLGEILIAGSRDGMLSAAHDLSDGGLAQALTEATLRYGVGARIVLPEGADPFVWLFSESAGRVLVSVPRTEELRFTDMCTMRGLPWNRIGVVDKVGGALEVQGQFTIALDELRSAWTGTLPALFG
- the purQ gene encoding phosphoribosylformylglycinamidine synthase subunit PurQ; the protein is MTARIGVITFPGSLDDRDALRAVKLAGGEPVSLWHADADLHGVDAVILPGGFSYGDYLRCGAIARFAPAMSSVVDAAKGGLPVLGICNGFQVLCESHLLPGALRRNHHLHFRNRDQVLRIESANTRWTSDYQQGEEILIPLKSGEGAYMADEKTLDALEAEGRVIARYVGENPNGSLRDIAGITNEAGNVVGLMPHPEHATEALTGPSTDGLGFFTSVIRAMVPAA